In Selenomonas ruminantium subsp. lactilytica TAM6421, the DNA window GGAATTCACTTCAGCTGAACTCATTGCCCATTGGAAATCCCTGGTGGAAAAATATCCCATTTATTCCATTGAAGATGGCCTGGACGAAGAAGATTGGGAAGGCTGGCAGCAGATGACCAAAGAATTGGGCAGCAAGGTCCAGCTGGTCGGTGATGATCTGTTCGTGACGAATACCAAGCGTTTGGCCAAGGGCATTGCTGAAGGCAGCGGCAACTCCATCCTGATCAAGCTGAATCAGATTGGCACGTTGTCGGAAACCCTCGAAGCCATCAAGATGGCACATCAGGCAGGCTATACGGCTATTGTGTCCCACCGCAGCGGGGAAACTGAGGATACGACCATTGCTGATCTGGCCGTGGCCTTGAATACGGATCAGATCAAAACGGGGGCGCCGTCCCGTTCGGAACGCGTGGCTAAGTACAACCAACTGCTGCGCATCGAAGAAGAACTGGGAGACAGTGCCGTCTATGCAGGCAAAAAGGCCTTCAAACACAGCAAGTGATTGCACTATACAATTCAGCAGTCAGGGATAACCTCCTTATGACGGATGTTTTGACATTTGACATTTGATTTTGACCATATACCTGACAGGTCAGTTTAGTCCATTTGGAATAATTTTGTTCCAGATGGACTATTATTTTGCTGTTTTTCAGGTTTTTACTTAAAGGGTGCTATAATCTAACTATCGAATGAATAATTGTTCATATATTATTGACTGCTCAAAGTCTGTGGGAGGATTGTCTATGAATAATAAACAGAAGAAAAATCTAATACGGATCATCTTGGCAGCGGTCATGCTGATTGCCCTGAGTTTTGCGCCATTGGCGGGGGGACCGCGCTTTGCCGCCTATCTTGTGCCCTATCTCATCGTGGGGTATGATATCCTGTATAAAGCGGGGAAGGGCATAAAAAACCGCAAGCCCTTCGATGAGAGCCTGTTGATGGCGATTGCCACTTTGGGGGCCATGGCCCTGGCAATCTATGAGGATGGCGATTATACCGAAGCAATTGCCGTCATGTTGTTCTATCAGGTGGGAGAGTGGTTTCAGGCATATGCTGTGGGGCGCAGCCGCAGAGACATCAGCGAATTGATGGACATCCGACCCAATTATGCGAATCTGCAACAGGCTGATGGTTCTTTGGCGCAGGTAGATCCTGATGAAGTGGAAATCGGCAGCATCATCGTCGTGAAACCCGGCGAAAAAATCCCCTTGGACGGCGTAGTGGTGGAAGGCTTTTCGAGCCTCAATACCGTGGCGCTGACTGGTGAATCACTGCCCCGGGAAGTCCGGGAAGGGGATGATGTCATCAGCGGCTGCATTAGCAGCAACGGTCTGCTGAAGATCAGGACAACCAAGGATTTTGACGAGTCAACGGCCTCCAAAATCCTGGAGATGGTAGAAGATGCCAGCTCCCGTAAATCCCGGTCGGAGAATTTCATTGCCCGGTTTGCCCGGGTATATACGCCGATTGTGGTCTATGCTGCGCTGGCGCTGGCCTTCCTGCCACCGCTGGTACGGTTTCTGGGCCTAGGGCTGGAACCGGCCTGGGGCACATGGATCTATCGGGCGCTGACATTTTTGGTCATCAGCTGTCCCTGCGCTTTGGTGGTCAGCATACCCTTGAGTTTCTTTGCGGGCATTGGTGGCGCGAGCCGTCAGGGGGTTCTCGTAAAGGGTTCGAATTACCTGGAGACGCTGGCAGATGTGGATACAGTGGTCTTCGATAAGACGGGCACCCTGACCAAGGGCGTATTTGCGGTCAACGCCATCCATACGGATGTTTTCAGCCGCGAGGAGCTTCTACATCTGGCTGCTCATGTGGAGCGGTATTCCACCCATCCGATTGCTGAATCCCTGCGGGCTGCCTTTGGGCAGGAAGCCGATGGTTGTGCCGTGGAACAGGTGGAAGAGATCGCTGGTCAGGGAATCCGGGCACAGGTGAACGGACGGACCGTTCATGTGGGCAATGACAAGCTTATGGATGATATCGGAGCTGAGTGGCATGAATGCGATGCCGCAGGCACGATGATCCATGTGGCGGTGGATGGCGTATATGCCGGTCATATCATCATTGCCGATGTGGTGAAGGAACATGCCAGCGAAGCCATCCGGGCCCTCAAGCGAAATGGCATCAGCCGGACCATCATGCTGACCGGTGACAGCAGCAAGGTCGCAAACAAGGTGGCTGCCGAGCTCCAGCTGGATGATGTTTACAGCCAGCTGCTGCCCCAGGATAAGGTGGCAAAGGTGGAAGTGCTTTTGCAGCAGCAAAAGCAGGGCCGGCTGGCCTTTGTGGGCGACGGAATCAATGATGCCCCGGTTCTTTCCCGGGCTGATGTCGGTATTGCCATGGGGGCTATGGGCTCGGATGCGGCCATTGAGGCAGCGGATATCGTACTGATGGATGATGATCCCCTGAAGATATCCGTTGCCCAGCGCATCGCTCGCAAGACCATACGGATCGTGAAGCAGAATATCTATTTCTCCATCGGCATCAAGGTGCTGGTGCTGCTGTTGGGAGCTGTCGGCTTGGCCAATATGTGGGCTGCCATTTTTGCCGATGTGGGCGTCATGGTCCTGGCTGTACTGAATGCTGTACGGGCGATGTTTGTGCCGAAGGCATCCCTGCTGAATAAAGAAAATGGCCGCAGCTTTGCGGATGCGACCATTGCGTAACAGAATATGTATTTTTTCATTGCCTGCGGTACGCCGTGGGCAATTTTCCTGTAATCTCCTTGAACACCCGGGTGAATTTGCTTTGGCTGATATAGCCGACTTCCCGGGCGATGACAGACAGGGGCAGATCAGTTTCCCGCATGCGTTTCATGGCCTGACTGATACGGTATTCCTGCATGAAGCGGGCGATGGGCAGGCCGTAGGTCTGCTTGAAATCCCGCTTGAGGGTGGTGGGATTGATATTGAACTTCTGGGATATCTGGGCGATGGTATAGCGGGTGGCAAGATGGCCCGTCAGAAAGGCGTGGATTTCCTGCAGACGGCCAGTCTGTTCTGCATGGTACTGTTGCCGATCGGGATTGCTGCCTGGCTTCCAAACGGACAGCAGCAGCAGGATTTCCTGAACCTTGATCTGGTAATAGGGCAGGCGGATGCTGTCGGGGATGTTGTAGAGGGGGGTCAGCATGCGGTCGAGGGGGCTGCCGCTGGGCAATGTCAAGGGGCTGGCGGGCAGGCAGAAATCCTGATAGAGCTGTTCGGTGCTCAGCCGTGCCTCCTGCAGGATAGTGGGCAGATTTCTGCCAAAGACATTGAGGTCCAGGGAAATGGAGATGCCCTCGTAAAAACCAGCGGGAAATTCCATATAGGAGTCGGCGCAGCAATCGGTGGTGTGAATGTCCAGATCGCCGGCATTCAGGTACAGGCGCTTGCCGCCATGGAGATGCCAGCTGGCACGTCCGCGGCGGCAGTGGTTGATTTCGATGACCATATCGGAAGCCGGGTGCTGATAGCGGACCGAGGGGGCCAGAAAGCGTGCATGGGAAAGATGCAGGCCCGGAAACAGATGGAAATTGTCGATAAGTCCCTTGCCTGCCGTAAGCAGGGGCTGCCACTTTCCCAGCCGTCCATGCTGCTTGTGCTGCGGGTAATGGGCATTGATCTTCAGGGTTCCCTCGGGAATTTGCGGCAGGAAATCCTGGATGTCTTTGTAATGGGCTGGCATAAAAAACTCCTTTCGTGTATGTCGCTTATAGTTTAACAGGTTTTAGCCTGTTTGGAAATAGATTGCGCCGAATGGCAGGGAAAATGCTGGAGTCATTGTCTTTTGTGCAGCAGAATATTATACTGAAATCATCAAATGAATAATCATTCATATATAAAGAGAGGATGTTTTACATGAAGAAGACGTATAAAATCGATGTGGATTGTGCTAACTGCGCCAACCTGATGGAAGAAGCGGCAAAAAAAACAGCCGGGGTCAAAGATGCCACAGTGAATTTCATGGCCCTCAAGATGAAGGTCGAGTTTGAAGATGGTCAGGATGTTCAGGCTGTTATGGAAAATGTCCGCGCCAACTGCAAGCGGGTAGAAGACGACTGCGAAGTGTACCTCTGAGGAATTGACAGGGGATAATTTCCTTTAGTGTGCTAAATTATTCGGTCAGCGAATTTTTTCCTTTCGCTTGCAGCCGCAGAGATGATATCAGCAAAATGCTAATCTGACTGGTGGAAGGGCAAATAATAACCCCCCGGGGAGCTTACGCAATTGTTGGATTTTCGTTACAATAGTTTTGTAGTCATAATTATTGTAATGAGGAGGTATCATCTATGCACATTCCTGAAAATTATCTCAGTCCGTCCACCTGTGCCGTGCTGGGGGCTGCCATGTTGCCGGTATGGCTGATGGCAGTGAAGAAGGTGCGGCAGGAAGTGCCGCCGGAAAAACTTCCCTTATTGGGGATTGGGGCAGCTTTTTCCTTCTTGAGCATGATGTTTAATATTCCCCTGCCCGGGGGAACCACGGGCCATGCCGTCGGCGGCACTTTATTAGCGGTGCTGTTTGGTCCCTGGTCAGCCTGTCTGGCCGTGAGCTTGGCGCTCTTTGTACAAGCTCTGTTCTTTGGGGACGGCGGTATTCTCGCCTTTGGGGCAAACTGCTTCAATATGGCCTTTGCCATGCCTTTTGCTGGTTATGCAGTTTATAAGGCCTTATTGCGGGCTTTCCCTGAGCGTCAGCTGCTGGCTGCCGGTGTGGGGTCCTATGTGGGCATCAACTTGGCGGCTTTCTTTGCCGCCATCGAGTTCGGCATCCAGCCTATGCTCTTCACGGATGGGGCCGGGCATGCGCTCTATGCGCCGTATCCGCTCTGGGTGTCCATCCCCGCCATGATGATTGGCCATCTGACCATCTTTGGCCTGGCGGAAGTCGTTTTCACCACGGCAGTACTGGGGTATCTGCAGAAAGCGGCGCCGGAGATTGCCAAGGGCAGACAGTCCAAGGCAGGCCCTGCTGTTTATGGCCTGCTGGCGCTGCTGATTTGCGGCACGCCGTTAGGTTTGTTGGCTACGGGTACAGCTTGGGGAGAATGGGATGCTGAGGAACTGGCAGAGCAGGATTACCTGGGTTCAGTGCTGGGCTATATTCCGGCAGGTATGGAAGATGGTTTTTCCTTTGAGGCTCTGTTCCCCGATTATGCGATTGAAGGCATGCCAGAAACATTCGGCTATATCCTTTCCGCCATTATCGGCACGGCCCTGCTGGTGCTGCTGTTCAAGCTGGCCGCCAGCTTCCTGGGGCATAAAACGAATTATGATGCGCCGGCCCATGAGGGCTGAGGCTCTTTCAGGACGGCGCTTTTAGTGAGGCGATAATATTGAATCTTCCCCGTTGGGCAAGAATTGAAGAAAACTATACGCCGTCACGAGACCGGGATTATTTTATTTCCCGGTCTCTTTTGCGTATTCTGACGGTGGTTCTGGCTCTGCGCCGGCAAGGTCAGGCCAGGAATTTTCTGCCAGCGCCGGCAGTGCTGGCTTTTTTGGCAGGTTTTCTTCTGTTGACCATTCTGGCCCGCACACTGGTCTTCCTGACCTCTCAATTGGCTTTGGAACTTGTTGTGCTCTGTCTGCTGTCGGGACAGCGCGCAGCCAGTATTTTGGGCAGTGCCCTGCTGGCAGTGCTGTTTTCGGCTCTGCTGGTGGCTCCGGCATTGCTGCTGGGCAGCGGCGGGCAAATCTTCCTGCTGCCGTTCAAAAGCCTGTTGACGGTGATGGCTGCAGGCATCGTCACGGAGCTCCTGCCATGGCATGAGCTGACGGCTGCCCTGCGTTTTTTTCGTCTGCCCCAGGAACTGGTGTTTATTCTGGATACCACTTTGCGCAATATCCTGCTGCTGGGACAGATGGCGGAAAAGCTGCTGATGGCGCTGAAACTGCGCTCCGTGGGGCATAACCGGCAAAAGGTCCGGGCACTTTCGGGGGTGCTGGGAGTGCTGTTCCTGCATGCCCAGCATCTGTCGGTGCAAATGTATGAGGCCATGGTATGTCGTGGCTTTACCGGAGAATATCCGCAAAGCCAAAAGCCTCCGGCCTGGGGCGGGAGTTTGCTGTTACTTTTGGCTTTGTTTCTTTTCTGTCTGCTGTTTGCCTGCCTGGAGCATGGCATTCTGGGACGTATTTAGGGGGTTTTTGATGAAACAGATCGAATGCCATGACGTCTGTTATGCCTATGATGGCGAGCCGGTGCTGCGTCATGTTGAATTTGCCATTGCCAAGGGAGAGGCGGTGGCACTGACCGGGCCCAATGGTGCCGGCAAATCTACGCTGCTGCGTCTGTTGAATGGCCTGATTTTTCCGGAACTGGGCAGTTATTTCTTTGAAGGCCAGGAAATCACGAAAACGCGAATGGCGGAGCATAAGTTTTCCAAGTATTTCCATCAGCGCATGGGCTATGTCTGGCAAAATCCGGATGTGCAGTTATTCTGCAGCAGCGTGGCGGAAGAATTGGCCTTTGGCCCCGTACAGATGGGCCTTTCGGCGGCGGAGATCGATGGGCGGGTTCAGGATGCGTTGGAACTTTTTGGCTTGATACGGCTGCAGAATCGGGCTCCGTACACCCTTTCCGGAGGGGAAAAGAAAAAGGCAGCATTGGCCTCCATCTTTACCATGAACCCTCAGGTATGGACGCTGGATGAGCCATTGGCCTCTTTGGATGACAAGACACAGGACTGGCTCGTGGAATTTCTGCAGGCGTTGAAAGAGGCGGGGAAGACCTTGCTCTTTTCCACCCATGAAGAGCGGCTGTTGAAGCAACTGGCGGACAGACAGCTGCTTCTGAGCAGCCAGCATGAAATAAGCTTTAATTGACAGGTCAGGTTGACTAATCAATTTGACGGTCAAAGCTGAGGGTCTAGATAAATTATGGTTTTGGTCAGATGTTGACAGGAATTTTGCTTATCAGCAAGAACTATTATACATAGCAATGGCAGAACTATATATGTTTGTGCAAGTCTTGTGAATCTGCGTGATAATTCTATGTGGCCCATCCGCATGAATGGTGTGGCCCAGTATGTGGTGGGCAGTCAGAAGGAAAAGCCGACCCCCTATGCGCTGATGAAGACTTACGTGGATTCCTTGGTCCATCCCGACGATGCGGCGGAGATGATGGCTTTTACTGACCTGGATCATTTGCAGCAACGATTGGCCACAGAAAAATGCATCTTTCATGTATATCGTACCCATACCCAGGGAATCGACACCTATTTTCGCATGAAGATTGTGAAACTGACTAACCGTCCCATATTGGTTTGTGCTTTTGAGAATATTGATCAGGAAGTAAAAGAAAAGATCCGGACAGCCCAGGAGCAGGATCGGTTCAATATGCTCATCAACGGTCTGTCCACGGAGTACAGCTCAGTTTGGTATATTGATGCTAAAATGGATATTGTCACCCTGGTGCGCAGCAATACCGTGTCCAGGACAACGAAAGCCGTTTTGGCAGATGTGACGGATACCAGCTATGAAAAAGCCATCCGGAAATATGCGGATACCTTTGTGGTGCCGGAGGATCG includes these proteins:
- a CDS encoding heavy metal translocating P-type ATPase — translated: MNNKQKKNLIRIILAAVMLIALSFAPLAGGPRFAAYLVPYLIVGYDILYKAGKGIKNRKPFDESLLMAIATLGAMALAIYEDGDYTEAIAVMLFYQVGEWFQAYAVGRSRRDISELMDIRPNYANLQQADGSLAQVDPDEVEIGSIIVVKPGEKIPLDGVVVEGFSSLNTVALTGESLPREVREGDDVISGCISSNGLLKIRTTKDFDESTASKILEMVEDASSRKSRSENFIARFARVYTPIVVYAALALAFLPPLVRFLGLGLEPAWGTWIYRALTFLVISCPCALVVSIPLSFFAGIGGASRQGVLVKGSNYLETLADVDTVVFDKTGTLTKGVFAVNAIHTDVFSREELLHLAAHVERYSTHPIAESLRAAFGQEADGCAVEQVEEIAGQGIRAQVNGRTVHVGNDKLMDDIGAEWHECDAAGTMIHVAVDGVYAGHIIIADVVKEHASEAIRALKRNGISRTIMLTGDSSKVANKVAAELQLDDVYSQLLPQDKVAKVEVLLQQQKQGRLAFVGDGINDAPVLSRADVGIAMGAMGSDAAIEAADIVLMDDDPLKISVAQRIARKTIRIVKQNIYFSIGIKVLVLLLGAVGLANMWAAIFADVGVMVLAVLNAVRAMFVPKASLLNKENGRSFADATIA
- a CDS encoding helix-turn-helix domain-containing protein — encoded protein: MPAHYKDIQDFLPQIPEGTLKINAHYPQHKQHGRLGKWQPLLTAGKGLIDNFHLFPGLHLSHARFLAPSVRYQHPASDMVIEINHCRRGRASWHLHGGKRLYLNAGDLDIHTTDCCADSYMEFPAGFYEGISISLDLNVFGRNLPTILQEARLSTEQLYQDFCLPASPLTLPSGSPLDRMLTPLYNIPDSIRLPYYQIKVQEILLLLSVWKPGSNPDRQQYHAEQTGRLQEIHAFLTGHLATRYTIAQISQKFNINPTTLKRDFKQTYGLPIARFMQEYRISQAMKRMRETDLPLSVIAREVGYISQSKFTRVFKEITGKLPTAYRRQ
- a CDS encoding cation transporter — translated: MKKTYKIDVDCANCANLMEEAAKKTAGVKDATVNFMALKMKVEFEDGQDVQAVMENVRANCKRVEDDCEVYL
- the cbiM gene encoding cobalt transporter CbiM; its protein translation is MHIPENYLSPSTCAVLGAAMLPVWLMAVKKVRQEVPPEKLPLLGIGAAFSFLSMMFNIPLPGGTTGHAVGGTLLAVLFGPWSACLAVSLALFVQALFFGDGGILAFGANCFNMAFAMPFAGYAVYKALLRAFPERQLLAAGVGSYVGINLAAFFAAIEFGIQPMLFTDGAGHALYAPYPLWVSIPAMMIGHLTIFGLAEVVFTTAVLGYLQKAAPEIAKGRQSKAGPAVYGLLALLICGTPLGLLATGTAWGEWDAEELAEQDYLGSVLGYIPAGMEDGFSFEALFPDYAIEGMPETFGYILSAIIGTALLVLLFKLAASFLGHKTNYDAPAHEG
- a CDS encoding energy-coupling factor transporter transmembrane component T, whose translation is MNLPRWARIEENYTPSRDRDYFISRSLLRILTVVLALRRQGQARNFLPAPAVLAFLAGFLLLTILARTLVFLTSQLALELVVLCLLSGQRAASILGSALLAVLFSALLVAPALLLGSGGQIFLLPFKSLLTVMAAGIVTELLPWHELTAALRFFRLPQELVFILDTTLRNILLLGQMAEKLLMALKLRSVGHNRQKVRALSGVLGVLFLHAQHLSVQMYEAMVCRGFTGEYPQSQKPPAWGGSLLLLLALFLFCLLFACLEHGILGRI
- a CDS encoding energy-coupling factor ABC transporter ATP-binding protein, which codes for MKQIECHDVCYAYDGEPVLRHVEFAIAKGEAVALTGPNGAGKSTLLRLLNGLIFPELGSYFFEGQEITKTRMAEHKFSKYFHQRMGYVWQNPDVQLFCSSVAEELAFGPVQMGLSAAEIDGRVQDALELFGLIRLQNRAPYTLSGGEKKKAALASIFTMNPQVWTLDEPLASLDDKTQDWLVEFLQALKEAGKTLLFSTHEERLLKQLADRQLLLSSQHEISFN